Below is a genomic region from Cryptosporangium phraense.
GGGTCCCGACGATCACGCTGCACACCGGTTACGACGCGACCGCGATCGTGCAGAACGAGACCGTGTTCGGGAACCGGGCGCTGCGGAGCGCCGGCCGGACCGGCGACCTGCTGCAGGTCTATACGACGCCGCCGGCCCGCTACTCGACCGCGCCGTACGGTGCCGGTCACTGCAACTTCACGACGGACGAGCGCGTGGGTGTCGTGTCGAACCTGGATCGCTGGGTCCGCACCGGCGACCGGCCGACCCTCACCGACCTGGCCGTAGCCATGAGGGGCACGTCCCCGTCCACCGGCTTCGACCCCCTCTTCACGCCGGGCCCGTGGCCGGCCGAACGAGAGCTCTGACCCCGACCCGGCCCTCCCGAAGATGGTGTGGCGCGGTGGGTTTGAGTCCGCGGTGGCCTACCCCCCCACCCCCAACAAACCCGCCTAAGAAACCGACGCCGGTACCGGCGCATCCGCTCGACTCCCGGACCTCGCCAACACCCCCGCCACCAGCACACTCCCGACCGCAATCCCCACCGCCACCACCGCCGTATGCGTCAACGAATACGGACGCCACGCCAACACCGCACCAACCTCCACCACCCCCGCCGCCCACAACGGCGACGCCACCCACCTCGACCCACCGGCGATCCGGGCCGTCAACAACAAATTCACCAACGCCCACCCGGCCCCGGCAGCCGCGAACAACCACGCCTCATCCGCCAGCCCGGAATACGACCCCTTACCCGCCACCGAGACCGCGAACCCGCCGAAGACCACGCACGCCCCCACCGCCACCAGCCCGACGAACCCCACGACGAGCATGCTCAGCGGCAACGCCCGGCGATGTCCCTGAGCCAGCCGGGGCAGCGCCACGACGCCGACGACCTGGGGCGCCCAGTACGCGGCATTGGTCAGGATGGCCCCAACCGCGTACTCCCCACTGACATCGGCCGGCAGCACCGCCCGGGCCAGCAGCAGATCGGCGTTCACCAGCGCCAGCATGGCCAGCATCGCGCTGCACGCCCCGAGCATCTCGCCGACCCGGGGCTCCCCGGCCGGCCCACCCCGGCGCACCGGCGCCGACAACCGGTACGCCACCGCGAGAGCCAGCACGCCCCCGATCGCGACGCCCAGCATCGTCGTGAACGCGCTCCGGCCGATCAACAGCCCGGCGAGCCCGCCCCCCGACCGTCCGAAGGCGACCACGCCGGTGAGCACGGCGAGACGTCCGAATCGTTCGGATCCCTGCAGTAACCCCAGGTGGATCCCGGCCGCGTTCAGCGGCCCGACCGCGGCCGCGAGCGCGAGCGCGGGCCAGAGGCCCGGCAGGTGCAGCACCGCGGTGATCACCGGCGACGCGAGGACCAGCACCGCGGACGTCGCAACCGACAGTCGCACCCCCAGCGCCACCAGACGCGACGGGTCGGTGTCGCCCTTCGCGGTGCGGACCGCGGCCGCGGTCTGCGTGCCGACCTGCAGCACGGTCGCGACCGTGAGCAGCGCGATCAGGGCCCCGAGAGCACCGTTCTCGCCCGCGTCGAGCAGCC
It encodes:
- a CDS encoding polysaccharide biosynthesis protein, yielding MTSPQPSTVRFAAGAALVAAAAMAANVLAYGLRLSGNWLLDAGENGALGALIALLTVATVLQVGTQTAAAVRTAKGDTDPSRLVALGVRLSVATSAVLVLASPVITAVLHLPGLWPALALAAAVGPLNAAGIHLGLLQGSERFGRLAVLTGVVAFGRSGGGLAGLLIGRSAFTTMLGVAIGGVLALAVAYRLSAPVRRGGPAGEPRVGEMLGACSAMLAMLALVNADLLLARAVLPADVSGEYAVGAILTNAAYWAPQVVGVVALPRLAQGHRRALPLSMLVVGFVGLVAVGACVVFGGFAVSVAGKGSYSGLADEAWLFAAAGAGWALVNLLLTARIAGGSRWVASPLWAAGVVEVGAVLAWRPYSLTHTAVVAVGIAVGSVLVAGVLARSGSRADAPVPASVS